A window from Fusarium musae strain F31 chromosome 8, whole genome shotgun sequence encodes these proteins:
- a CDS encoding hypothetical protein (EggNog:ENOG41) — translation MACNRPSAKSRRSQRRRREKLQKASANEGKEPAETTSEALTPETSSATAQATIDAPASGEQGKSCAPKDRHYYHRADKYDRRFYAFDRRAKERIDEYIAKGCAAMDADYQRHNRSLRRNEEKLAKKVEQIQHAFERDVRETDRKVTGLKRKVREIQTENEDLREEIAYERRRTRRMILELYESSDSQEAGHSD, via the exons atggctTGCAATCGACCAAGCGCAAAATCCCGACGCTcgcagaggagaagaagagaaaaactTCAGAAGGCGTCTGCAAATGAAGGAAAGGAACCAGCTGAGACCACTTCTGAAGCTCTCACTCCCGAGACCTCTTCAGCTACCGCCCAAGCCACCATTGATGCTCCAGCTTCTGGTGAGCAAGGCAAGTCATGTGCACCCAAG GATCGTCACTACTACCATCGTGCGGACAAATATGACCGTCGATTTTATGCCTTTGATCGACGCGCCAAAGAACGAATTGATGAATACATCGCAAAGGGGTGCGCTGCCATGGACGCAGATTATCAGCGCCACAATAGGAGTTTGCGTCGTAACGAGGAAAAGTTGGCAAAGAAAGTAGAGCAGATTCAGCACGCGTTCGAGAGAGATGTTAGAGAAACGGACAGAAAAGTCACTGGTCTCAAGCGGAAAGTCCGTGAGATACAGACGGAGAATGAGGATCTCCGGGAAGAGATCGCATATGAACGTCGCCGCACTCGTCGCATGATACTTGAGCTATACGAGTCTTCGGATTCCCAAGAGGCTGGTCATTCAGACTGA
- a CDS encoding hypothetical protein (EggNog:ENOG41) yields MVNRGPGPDDRRDKDAQDGVAQEHASADVDMTSPEVDHTQETNIAESNTTRQISDINVRLEEHREDIKENNGMIAYIGNAQYYFEGMIDKFEDTINKHCSDCDRKLKKISRNLGDMSSTSQIKAARELHQNKGQDEMRKTNEALSSENARLKEQVEKQDAAIKQLTSTVTDLMGRFAKLESTVDCKEAERKLSELEV; encoded by the exons ATGGTCAATCGAGGCCCCGGGCCAGATGATCGTCGAGATAAGGACGCTCAGGATGGCGTGGCCCAAGAACATGCTTCG GCCGATGTCGATATGACCAGTCCAGAGGTTGATCACACTCAG GAAACAAATATTGCCGAAAGCAATACCACACGACAGATATCAGATATCAACGTACGTCTCGAGGAACACCGCGAAGATATCAAAGAGAACAATGGGATGATCGCCTATATCGGGAACGCCCAGTACTATTTCGAGGGCATGATCGACAAATTCGAAGACACTATTAACAAACACTGTTCCGACTGCGATCGAAAGCTGAAAAAGATTTCTCGTAACCTTGGTGACATGTCTTCTACCAGTCAGATCAAAGCGGCTCGCGAACTGCATCAAAACAAGGGTCAA GACGAAATGCGCAAGACGAATGAGGCCCTAAGCTCGGAGAATGCCAGGCTCAAGGAGCAAGTCGAGAAGCAGGATGCTGCTATTAAGCAGCTCACCTCTACCGTGACCGATCTGATGGGTCGATTTGCTAAGCTTGAGTCCACAGTTGACTGCAAGGAGGCAGAGCGGAAGCTTAGCGAGTTAGAAGTCTAA
- a CDS encoding hypothetical protein (EggNog:ENOG41) encodes MPRAPGSSKRQQGAASHRDNRHENGLVGSAKRSSDKKGSGLLDSSLRRSDQGTAGAAGQSTPVNGHANSPYKQCVYDASNDSRTDDLRRSSLDAVSEMSSDSSNANGLSGVEAGHRQIDVNAMKNADVHRDSGPFDLATTVLKSLPMQDTLAILIILMHVPSLSLTVIYTIFTFLTFVPPVATSSGMSINLAEIFDGNSTMPSLVTVLCVDFFFLLIWLFLWGPIQDAILDFAKPVIAITLGGGTSARDGTSRGLTTCFMWVIGHHLLRGTKAHWGRVARHIPEHWRLPQVFNNPVDSASSAYDKMSAYGWIRSVLAIHILTQGIVRYIREWYLRREKANASVGASDPEAGKPPSVISDTANEGGFATPDTEAGLNSTSTVSTSKKRRKQSTQVRLQQPLWAALASTKIVVVKEYELSHAASESAGTNATDIHNLGNAPFNNQPNQIWISYIGSDEVCFNTSHFPEIDDDEPRSVESSGEDSRPANTSKPFYVRVNNAVWQPTRMFPIEESPGESHQGVRWTGDIYGLRPASKYVCEFVDSQTDEVLFSTSIRTVQATQREADGVPPPVANGQRSLHPDSPSLTLRTSIAAVEAKLSEERSRLKTLRKEYKNRANALKKDNELTDNQLSSAGNHDEKYRQKIRQQETQKAQAERDTQQLADQLKHFDTAPELAERKKKVEKQYSSEKKVFEAAQKAFKEFKFGLEKEIKAKEVEKSNLNTRRNKVATRIAKVENELANITDANNRGLDEAERRNQERSIWQGHVAGIEANYNERLAHVRANNANKSEEIRHLQMQLQSFHEYINSNGMSYDMMPTLDAGHSHLGPPFQPTTSSTWNPDPTAPPHYPTGLWSASDNVLPSASAPTLPSMSPWQPPPTAPPFEPRMTRSRGRSSSMLSNVSGFTQSSGEEYASPPMDSHRVKHIWASRTRASGGGSSGSGSNGDPTSPR; translated from the coding sequence ATGCCTCGCGCTCCAGGTTCGAGTAAGCGACAGCAAGGCGCCGCCAGTCATCGCGATAATCGCCATGAGAATGGGCTTGTAGGTTCTGCCAAGCGTTCCTCCGACAAGAAGGGCTCGGGCCTGCTCGACAGCTCTCTTCGCCGATCTGACCAAGGtactgctggtgctgctggacAGTCGACGCCCGTCAATGGTCACGCCAACAGCCCCTACAAGCAGTGTGTCTATGATGCCTCCAATGACTCCCGTACCGACGACCTCCGCCGTTCCTCTCTTGACGCCGTCTCCGAGATGTCGTCCGACTCGTCCAACGCCAACGGCCTCAGTGGTGTCGAGGCTGGCCACCGCCAGATCGATGTCAATGCCATGAAGAACGCTGACGTCCACCGCGACTCGGGCCCGTTCGACCTCGCAACCACTGTTCTCAAGTCTCTTCCTATGCAGGACACACTCGCTATTCTCATCATTCTTATGCACGTCCCTTCGCTCTCGCTTACCGTTATATACACCATCTTCACGTTCCTTACCTTTGTTCCTCCCGTCGCCACCAGTTCGGGAATGAGCATCAACCTTGCCGAAATTTTCGACGGCAATTCGACTATGCCCTCTCTCGTAACTGTCTTGTGtgttgacttcttcttccttctgatATGGCTCTTTCTGTGGGGTCCAATCCAGGATGCTATCCTGGATTTTGCCAAGCCAGTCATTGCCATTACTCTGGGAGGGGGGACGAGTGCGAGGGACGGAACATCGAGAGGCCTAACGACATGTTTTATGTGGGTAATAGGTCATCACCTACTCAGGGGAACCAAAGCTCATTGGGGTCGTGTGGCTCGACACATACCAGAGCACTGGCGGTTACCCCAAGTTTTTAATAACCCTGTCGACTCTGCTTCTAGCGCATACGATAAGATGTCTGCCTACGGATGGATTCGAAGTGTTCTCGCCATTCATATTTTAACCCAGGGAATTGTGCGATATATCCGAGAATGGTATCTCAGACGCGAAAAGGCCAACGCTTCTGTCGGTGCCAGCGATCCTGAGGCCGGAAAGCCACCAAGTGTGATCAGCGATACGGCTAATGAAGGAGGCTTCGCAACGCCTGATACTGAAGCAGGCTTGAATTCGACATCCACAGTATCTACAagcaaaaaaagaagaaagcaaAGCACTCAAGTTCGTTTACAGCAACCGCTATGGGCGGCATTGGCGAGCACCAAGATTGTTGTGGTGAAGGAGTACGAGTTATCCCATGCGGCTTCTGAGTCTGCTGGAACCAATGCTACCGACATTCACAATCTTGGTAATGCTCCGTTCAACAACCAACCCAACCAAATTTGGATATCCTACATTGGTAGCGATGAAGTTTGTTTTAACACTAGCCATTTTCCCGAaatcgacgacgacgagccGCGTTCAGTTGAATCTTCAGGCGAAGATTCGAGACCAGCCAATACCTCGAAGCCATTCTACGTCAGAGTGAACAACGCTGTTTGGCAGCCCACCCGCATGTTTCCGATCGAGGAGTCCCCAGGAGAATCTCACCAAGGAGTTCGATGGACTGGTGACATCTACGGACTCAGACCTGCTTCCAAGTACGTCTGTGAGTTTGTGGATAGTCAGACTGATGAGGTTCTGTTTTCAACCAGCATCAGAACTGTCCAGGCCACTCAGCGAGAAGCGGATGGCGTTCCGCCTCCCGTTGCTAACGGACAGCGCTCCCTCCACCCAGATTCGCCTTCCCTGACTCTCAGGACATCGATTGCTGCAGTCGAAGCCAAGCTTAGCGAGGAGAGGTCCCGCCTCAAGACTCTACGAAAGGAGTACAAGAACCGCGCCAACGCCCTCAAGAAGGACAATGAGTTGACGGATAATCAACTCTCTTCGGCTGGAAACCATGACGAAAAGTATCGACAAAAGATTCGTCAGCAAGAGACCCAGAAAGCCCAGGCAGAGCGTGATACCCAGCAACTCGCTGATCAGCTCAAGCACTTCGACACTGCACCTGAACTCGCCGAACGTAAAAAGAAAGTCGAGAAACAGTACAGTAGCGAGAAAAAGGTTTTTGAGGCAGCTCAGAAGGCTTTCAAGGAGTTTAAGTTTGGactggagaaggagatcaaggccaaggaagtCGAGAAGTCGAATCTCAACACCCGCCGCAACAAGGTGGCGACTCGAATTGCTAAGGTTGAGAACGAACTTGCCAATATCACCGACGCCAACAACCGCGGTCTGGATGAGGCAGAACGACGAAACCAAGAGCGTTCCATTTGGCAGGGTCATGTCGCTGGTATCGAAGCCAACTACAACGAGCGACTGGCTCATGTTCGTGCGAACAACGCCAACAAGAGTGAGGAGATTCGACACCTGCAAATGCAACTGCAGAGTTTCCACGAGTACATCAACTCGAATGGCATGTCTTACGACATGATGCCTACTCTTGATGCAGGACACTCCCACCTTGGCCCGCCCTTCCAGCCTACGACTTCGAGTACTTGGAACCCCGATCCCACGGCTCCTCCTCACTACCCAACTGGTCTCTGGTCCGCCTCTGACAACGTCCTCCCTTCGGCATCGGCTCCCACTCTCCCGTCCATGTCTCCTTGGCAACCTCCCCCCACTGCACCTCCCTTCGAACCCCGCATGACTCGCTCTCGTGGACGTAGTTCTAGCATGCTCAGCAACGTCAGCGGTTTCACGCAGTCGAGCGGCGAGGAGTACGCGTCGCCGCCCATGGACTCTCACCGGGTTAAGCACATCTGGGCAAGTCGCACCAGGGCCAGCGGTGGCGgtagcagcggcagcggcagcaatGGTGATCCGACGAGCCCCAGGTGA
- a CDS encoding hypothetical protein (EggNog:ENOG41), which translates to MSEWSGFYYASANPLPTFARRAKAAAEKERQRSETPPRSNSDSHDIAPNSSRARRPFRHTRTSSGSQGSRSSHDSSLVHSTTSPNTKNGPALPEDDSHYSKLLSSDSRQQSPKPVTATAATSSTSNKHLPTKSLTSGGASPLHSPVVFNRPVFVDKTRQRDPRRQSSAATPTTSVDLKNVTMYSQLDAGNKLMSGTTKQVNLGFPRTDSVSSTSGNTTVSTQTMTSTDHSNSDPATKPFIVKNGRTYYNDPTAAYPLPTDLAELHRQSLRTLLMIQVYGAPVYTPFIRNNPPQRVLEVGCGTGFWSMMCHRYYKERGHNGIHFTGIDIAPLAPGSPGSPAELCKPDKDMKWRFVQHDLRNIPWPFADEEFDLIMVKDTCLMVPSHVYQLFVEEYLRLLKPGGVMEIWDSDPTFRMLRPHVPSAMPGSEEAEEHEAALDLGAYLMTSKTPLSAPLNSFLVEYNTWLSRTLEGRQLSPVPCSLIGAFLHAEAEVLMEIKTKRLAIPLSEVRWEREGVGGVVTKDGKSYVEMKAKSTPHQKVEKKTLTPGQSALRKTALLTVAQQVSALEPIIREASGKSQDEWDAWVAKMMADLMSESGTSWGECLELGVWSSRKRPRKE; encoded by the coding sequence ATGTCGGAATGGAGCGGATTTTACTACGCTTCTGCCAACCCCTTACCCACCTTTGCTCGCCGCgcaaaggctgctgctgaaaaGGAGCGGCAGCGCTCTGAAACTCCTCCTCGATCCAATTCGGATTCACACGACATTGCCCCAAACTCCAGCCGCGCAAGACGTCCTTTTCGCCATACGAGGACGTCTAGTGGGAGTCAGGGTAGTCGTTCCTCGCACGACTCGTCGCTTGTGCATTCCACAACCAGCCCCAATACCAAAAACGGCCCCGCCCTGCCAGAGGACGACTCTCATTACTCAAAACTGTTATCATCTGACTCGCGCCAACAATCTCCGAAGCCAGTGACGGCCACGGCTGCGACCTCCTCGACCTCCAACAAACATCTACCTACCAAGAGTCTCACCAGCGGAGGTGCATCGCCGTTACACTCGCCCGTTGTCTTCAATCGGCCTGTGTTCGTCGACAAGACTCGACAGCGCgatcctcgtcgtcaatcTTCCGCTGCGACCCCAACAACCTCAGTTGATCTGAAAAATGTCACCATGTACTCTCAGTTGGATGCAGGCAACAAACTCATGTCAGGGACGACGAAGCAGGTAAACCTCGGCTTTCCTCGAACAGACTCGGTCTCCTCTACAAGTGGCAACACAACCGTCTCGACACAAACCATGACCTCGACAGACCACTCCAACTCTGACCCCGCGACAAAGCCATTCATCGTTAAAAATGGCCGCACCTACTACAATGACCCTACGGCGGCGTACCCTCTTCCCACCGACCTTGCTGAGCTCCATCGCCAGAGCCTGCGGACGCTCTTGATGATCCAGGTATATGGCGCACCCGTCTACACACCATTCATCCGAAACAATCCCCCGCAGCGGGTGTTGGAGGTCGGATGTGGTACAGGATTTTGGAGTATGATGTGCCACAGATACTACAAGGAGCGAGGCCACAATGGTATTCACTTCACTGGCATCGATATCGCCCCCCTGGCCCCTGGCAGCCCTGGATCACCCGCCGAGCTGTGCAAGCCAGACAAGGACATGAAATGGAGATTTGTTCAGCACGATCTTCGAAATATTCCATGGCCCTTTGCTGACGAAGAGTTTGATCTGATCATGGTCAAGGATACGTGCCTGATGGTTCCGAGTCATGTTTACCAACTTTTTGTGGAGGAGTATCTTCGCTTGCTCAAGCCTGGAGGAGTGATGGAGATCTGGGATAGTGATCCAACTTTCCGCATGCTGCGACCTCATGTTCCAAGCGCAATGCCTGgatcagaagaagcagaagaacacGAGGCTGCTCTTGATCTAGGTGCCTATCTCATGACTTCCAAAACACCCCTTTCCGCACCATTGAACTCTTTCTTGGTTGAGTACAACACTTGGCTGTCAAGGACTCTGGAGGGACGACAGCTCTCGCCTGTACCGTGCTCTCTCATAGGGGCCTTCCTCCATGCTGAGGCAGAGGTACTTATGGAGATCAAGACAAAACGTCTAGCCATCCCTTTGAGCGAGGTCCGATGGGAGCGCGAAGGCGTCGGCGGTGTTGTTACTAAGGATGGCAAGTCGTACGTGGAGATGAAGGCCAAGTCAACACCGCACCAGAAGGTCGAAAAGAAGACCTTGACACCGGGACAGTCTGCGCTTCGCAAGACAGCGCTTTTGACAGTTGCACAACAAGTGTCGGCACTGGAGCCTATCATCAGAGAAGCGAGCGGCAAGAGCCAGGATGAGTGGGATGCGTGGGTAGCTAAGATGATGGCGGATCTGATGAGCGAGAGCGGGACAAGCTGGGGAGAATGTTTAGAGTTGGGAGTGTGGTCGTCAAGAAAGAGACCACGCAAGGAGTAA
- the CCR4 gene encoding Glucose-repressible alcohol dehydrogenase transcriptional effector (EggNog:ENOG41~BUSCO:EOG09260WGT): MPNTNGLGHHSTFTPGVLSNSSPFNPNALQNGHSAGNRGQPPSNEMWQEQLRMHKDAERAHSAMTDQQQPHYYARLRASENRGIGPPPSASLRAHPDDEDDGVDRRRPLAIEKEATRQDWHNLDMSGQGLRNLAPELFKYKFLNELFIASNKLTRLPNAIGELRALRHLDASFNQIIEIPPEIGMCTYLKNLLLFNNNIQTLPNELGSLHLLEMLGIEGNPLDADVKHKIMEEGTKSLIHTLKENTPMPIPPTPRRPIVIQEDVSPILERIKVFSWNILCDKYATPQTYGYTPTRALDWEYRKGCILEELRIRDADFLALQEVSTDAFKEDLSPELAQMDYKGVHWPKSRAKTMSEKDAQSVDGCAVFYKQSKFILLDKQLIEFATIAINRPDMKNQHDVFNRVMPKDNIAVICFFESRLTGARIILVNAHLTWDSALADVKVIQTGILMEHVTKLAEKYARWPAVKDKKMIVLPMGDDEVPVPQAEPGPSQEYRTNTEIPLLVCGDFNSTEDSSVYELMSMGRVPPDHLELSSFQYGSFTRDGIEHPFSLRDAYAHIKGTADEMPFTNYTPGFADVIDYIWYSTNTLEVVDLLGPPDPEYLKRIPAFPYWHFPADHIQIMSEFVIKGRKEKKHLPDREPDFGPGSRG; this comes from the exons ATGCCCAACACCAACGGCTTAGGCCATCACTCAACCTTTACGCCAGGCGTGCTTTCTAACTCGAGTCCTTTCAACCCGAATGCGCTTCAGAATGGCCATTCTGCAGGAAACCGAGGACAGCCACCTTCGAACGAAATGTGGCAAGAACAATTGCGAATGCACAAGGATGCTGAACGAGCGCATTCTGCCATGACcgatcaacaacaaccgcACTACTATGCTAGGCTCAGGGCGTCGGAAAATAGAGGAATTGGTCCCCCACCATCAGCTAGCCTGCGTGCCCACccagacgacgaagacgatggtgttgataggAGACGACCCTTGGCTATCGAGAAGGAGGCGACACGGCAGGACTGGCATAATCTGGATATGAGTGGGCAGGGGTTGCGAAACTTGGCTCCAGAGCTCTTCAAGTACAAATTTTTGAACGAGCTCTTTATCGCCTCCAACAAACTGACACGACTACCGAACGCGATTGGAGAACTCCGAGCATTGCGCCACCTTGACGCCTCTTTCAACCAAATAATCGAAATCCCCCCCGAAATTGGAATGTGCACTTATCTCAAGAACCTGTTACTTTTCAATAATAACATCCAGACTTTACCGAACGAACTTGGATCACTGCACCTTCTGGAGATGCTCGGTATCGAGGGCAACCCATTGGATGCGGATGTGAAACATAAGATCATGGAGGAGGGCACAAAGAGCCTGATACATACGCTGAAGGAAAATACTCCTA TGCCCATTCCTCCCACACCCCGAAGGCCCATCGTTATACAAGAGGACGTGTCACCCATTCTGGAGAGGATCAAGGTTTTCTCGTGGAACATTCTTTGCGACAAGTATGCGACACCCCAGACTTACGGTTATACACCCACCCGTGCCCTCGACTGGGAGTATCGCAAAGGATGTATCCTGGAAGAACTCCGAATCAGGGATGCGGATTTCCTTGCTCTCCAGGAGGTATCAACAGATGCCTTCAAGGAGGATCTCAGCCCGGAACTTGCTCAGATGGACTACAAGGGTGTTCATTGGCCCAAATCACGAGCCAAGACCATGTCGGAAAAGGATGCACAGTCTGTTGATGGTTGTGCCGTCTTTTACAAGCAGAGCAAGTTcattcttctcgacaagCAGCTTATCGAATTCGCCACGATTGCCATCAACCGACCCGACATGAAGAACCAGCACGACGTCTTCAACCGTGTGATGCCCAAGGACAATATTGCTGTCATTTGCTTCTTTGAGTCTCGTCTCACCGGAGCTCGAATTATCCTGGTCAATGCCCATCTCACGTGGGACTCTGCCTTGGCCGATGTCAAGGTTATCCAAACTGGTATTCTTATGGAACATGTTACGAAGCTTGCGGAGAAGTACGCGAGGTGGCCAgctgtcaaggacaagaagatgatTGTGCTACCGATGGGAGACGATGAGGTACCTGTGCCCCAAGCTGAGCCAGGTCCCAGCCAAGAGTATCGCACCAATACCGAGATTCCTCTGCTGGTCTGCGGTGATTTCAACTCCACAGAAGACTCTTCAGTATATGAACTGATGTCTATGGGACGTGTACCACCCGACCACTTAGAACTTAGCAGCTTCCAGTACGGTAGCTTCACGCGAGATGGTATTGAACACCCCTTCAGTCTCCGAGACGCCTACGCCCATATCAAAGGCACTGCCGATGAAATGCCATTCACCAACTATACGCCTGGATTTGCCGATGTCATTGATTACATCTGGTACTCTACGAATACACTGGAGGTAGTAGACCTTCTTGGACCCCCCGACCCCGAATACCTGAAGCGAATTCCTGCCTTCCCTTACTGGCACTTCCCCGCAGACCACATCCAGATCATGTCTGAGTTTGTGATCAAGGGtcggaaggagaagaagcacctCCCCGATCGTGAACCGGACTTCGGCCCCGGGTCACGCGGCTGA
- a CDS encoding hypothetical protein (EggNog:ENOG41), with translation MDMALTTINLLRFPFNTTTPPGNDHNNLRYRRTLTLTESWNIAGYLTEVLSNGKRLHEFLELADQVNQLAFIFASVNEAEYYWFRMYYLYTMANTEDVLLFIVNMIRRRMLRAINRNPPDLDGNPIEPNLLARVQQVFWLHELKLRARILEEGWRTNQIQIPGDKNPVDIVETLRRPHDIDVRRFLELVELQRFEGTFFDHGIEGRKKLKVLNERLLECSTPENLGIQGSVLYLPRSDDKDSMQLLFQLVAMDEQSGLFWEKYDFQSPFWYDGWFEKYPVSWSIEHFSLGINYSRLEREGDHQQE, from the exons ATGGACATGgccctcaccaccatcaacctcctccGATTCCCATTCAACACAACAACACCTCCTGGGAACGACCATAACAACCTCCGATACAGACGCACCCTCACATTGACCGAGTCGTGGAACATCGCTGGGTATCTCACCGAAGTCTTGAGCAACGGGAAGAGACTCCACGAGTTCCTTGAACTAGCGGATCAAGTCAACCAACttgccttcatcttcgcctCAGTCAATGAGGCCGAATATTACTGGTTTAGAATGTACTACTTGTACACCATGGCTAATACAGAAGATGTGCTTCTATTTATTGTTAATATGATCCGCCGTCGAATGTTGCGAGCTATCAATCGGAACCCACCTG ATCTTGATGGTAACCCTATTGAACCAAATCTCCTTGCTAGAGTCCAGCAAGTATTCTGGCTCCACGAGTTAAAGCTTCGAGCGCGAATTCTCGAAGAAGGATGGCGTACCAACCAGATCCAGATCCCAGGAGATAAGAACCCCGTGGATATCGTCGAAACCTTGCGGCGCCCCCATGATATCGACGTAAGGCGATTCTTGGAGTTGGTAGAGTTGCAGCGGTTCGAGGGAACTTTCTTCGACCACGGAATTGAGGGTCGGAAGAAACTAAAGGTTTTGAACGAACGCCTCCTCGAATGCTCGACACCTGAGAATCTTGGGATTCAGGGGTCAGTCTTATACCTTCCTCGTAGTGACGATAAGGACTCCATGCAGCTGCTTTTCCAGCTTGTGGCCATGGATGAACAATCGGGGCTTTTCTGGGAAAAGTACGATTTTCAATCTCCGTTTTGGTATGATGGCTGGTTCGAGAAGTATCCTGTCTCTTGGTCGATTGAGCACTTCTCACTTGGCATCAATTATTCCCGCCTCGAGAGGGAGGGGGATCATCAACAGGAGTGA
- a CDS encoding hypothetical protein (EggNog:ENOG41), translating into MNNRRNDVPDYGTGILPALPPDVNVVLPDRDPRSNAATAASAAGVRALSTQLIAFYFRAPAKAFFRTRVDYLAYARTIHQAQTELMMKAAANDPSASRLNVFMRQSWLLLRSTTPGVLTSAIRHQGWGIIPNQILPPLIANVGVGAVLYTSYLQILGRLHEESGQARKRVYPPPHPMHTFTAGLLAGALQSVVAAPLDAIQARYDHRDLMPNDGSGKPRSMWAFSAEKLREIGLRGIFAGWGLSLAKDSLGSAIFFSTFEYVKAQGYYRFVTWYYGGLAEDIVDVLAMKRPTHEHRQEEGMRLIRPHYALEPMFLLLGGISASFTQQVLLHPLTHFQVKHWDHLEDLDEKAARLRASRVANPEKPRRRWRMLRAYYHAYQESLAVCRGEAAAEGLTLTKWLYRGFWWNAIRQVPSTSAGLIIFELIRRKYGLGQEEVRITKDGYDILLH; encoded by the coding sequence ATGAACAATCGTCGAAATGACGTCCCGGACTATGGAACCGGGATCCTCCCGGCGTTACCTCCCGACGTCAACGTCGTGCTTCCAGACCGTGACCCCAGAAGCAATGCCGCAACTGCCGCTTCAGCAGCTGGTGTTCGTGCCTTGAGCACCCAACTCATCGCTTTCTACTTCCGTGCTCCTGCCAAGGCTTTCTTTAGAACGCGTGTGGATTATCTGGCTTATGCGAGGACTATTCATCAGGCGCAGACggagctgatgatgaaggctgCTGCGAATgatccttctgcttctcgacTCAATGTGTTTATGCGACAGAGTTGGTTGTTGCTGAGAAGTACAACTCCTGGGGTTTTGACTTCGGCTATTAGACACCAGGGATGGGGAATTATACCGAATCAGATTTTACCGCCTCTTATTGCgaatgttggtgttggtgcagTGCTGTACACGAGTTATCTCCAAATTCTAGGACGACTCCATGAAGAGAGCGGACAAGCGCGGAAGAGAGTATATCCACCGCCTCACCCGATGCATACCTTCACAGCTGGATTACTTGCAGGCGCACTTCAGAGTGTTGTGGCTGCACCCTTGGACGCCATCCAAGCACGGTATGATCATCGAGATTTAATGCCAAACGATGGCAGCGGGAAACCCCGGAGCATGTGGGCTTTTAGCGCAGAGAAGCTTCGCGAGATTGGACTCAGGGGTATTTTTGCAGGATGGGGTCTATCACTCGCAAAAGACAGTCTTGGAAGTGCTATCTTCTTCAGTACATTCGAGTACGTTAAGGCTCAAGGCTACTATCGCTTCGTTACGTGGTATTACGGCGGTCTGGCTGAGGATATCGTTGATGTGCTCGCCATGAAGCGTCCTACGCACGAACacagacaagaagaaggcatgAGGCTTATTCGACCACATTATGCCCTTGAGCCCatgtttcttctccttggtggTATCAGTGCTTCGTTTACTCAACAGGTCCTACTACATCCTTTGACGCACTTCCAAGTCAAACACTGGGATCATCTTGAAGACCTCGACGAGAAGGCTGCAAGGCTTCGTGCTTCCCGTGTCGCAAACCCCGAAAAGCCACGCCGACGATGGAGGATGCTACGAGCCTACTACCACGCCTACCAGGAATCACTCGCTGTATGTCGAGGGGAGGCAGCAGCCGAAGGACTGACGTTAACGAAATGGCTGTATAGAGGGTTCTGGTGGAATGCGATACGGCAGGTTCCTAGCACGAGTGCGGGATTGATCATCTTTGAGTTGATACGGCGCAAGTACGGACTTGGGCAGGAAGAAGTGAGAATTACAAAGGATGGGTATGACATTCTGCTACACTAG